The Candidatus Neomarinimicrobiota bacterium genomic sequence GGAGGAAACAAAAGACCGAGTGAACCGGCAACGGTAATTAGTCCAAGAGAAAATGACCTAGAATATCCTTCTCCCAACATTAACGGGTACAAAATGCCTCCCAATGCTAAAATGGTAACACCGGAACCACCAGTTAATGCAGTAAAAAATCCGCATAAAATAACAATTACAACGGGAGTTCCCCCCGGAATCCATCCGAACAAAACACGAAACAATTTGACCATTCGTTTTGATGCTCCGCTCTCTGCTAAAATATATCCGGCAAGCGTGAATAATGGAATGGTTGCAAGTGTTGGAGATACTACAATTCTATAAGCCTCTGTTGGGATTGCGGAGGCCGGAATATATTCCTTCCAGAAAAATAAAATGGCAATACCGCCCAATCCCACAAATATCGGAGCGCCGTAAATGAGAGAAATCAGTAAAATTGCAGAACCTAACCAAGCAATCCATGACACATCTTGAAACGTGTCGGTTAAAGCAATCATAGAAAAGATAACCATAACCAATGCCATTGAAGCTCGAAGTAAACGATCATTCGAACTACTGAAATAAATTTGAAGCGCAATTAAACTAAATCCGATTGGCATAACTAATTGTGCAACCCATCGGGATATATTGGGAGCAATATCCATTGGATATTGATATTCAATGCGTAATAATTGCCAACTCCCCCACGCGAGAGTTACCACCACAAGTAAAGAAATATTTTTTGCTACCCACCTTCCAAAATGGAATGCCTCGTCTGGGACAAATAGCGGATGCGTTGTTAATGCGAGAAGTTTATTCTGCCTCGCTGCTAGTACAGCTCCGATAAATCCTATCCAAAGTGTAAGATGTTGAACGATTACAGCAGATGCGGGAACGCCCGGTCGGCCGAATAATCGAGTGATTGTTTCAAATGCAGGAAGAAAGACCATTACAGTAAATACTACCAAAGCAAGAGTGTCTTCACCCCATTTGAGCCTATCTACGAATCTATCTTTTTCTTTAATCTCAGCCATCATTATATTTTACATTGTGATACAATTACAGAATGCGTCAAGGATTCGATTCTAATTCGTCTTTAAATTCCATTACTCTATCGAATATATTTTCTTCTACAACCTGACCGCGAATCAAAGGGTACATAGACTCTACCAATGTTTTCCACTCTTCATATTCATTTTTTGTTGGCGTGGTAACTGTTAACCCATATTCCTTCATAACATTAATCGCGCTATCTGATTCTAATCGGTTTTTTTTCTGAAATTCAGTGGAAATCTTGTTTGAAATTTCCTGCATTTTAATCTGATGTTCAGGATCAATTTTATTCCATGTTCTAATATCCAGTACTACTGCCGCGGAAAGCGTACCCCATTTCATATCAAGCATATACTTTGTGATACCAAAACTTTGTTGTGATAAAACATACATCGGGTTAAAGGCCATTGCATCGATCATACCAGTCTGAAGACCAGAAAGCATGTCTGTCATAGCCAGCGGTACAACTTTAAATCCAGATTTTTCCCACAATGCCGCAGTACGGTAATCTCCCGCCCAACTAAAAATAGTTTGTTTGCGGAGGTCATCCGGTGTGTGAATTGAATCAGAGGAAAACCAATACACCCAACCCACATCAACCATCATGAGAACTTTAAAACCATTTTTCTCTGAATCTTTGATCAAGTCGCTTCCAAGTTTTTCATACAGCAAATCCAAATCCGAAAAATTTTGATATAGCATGGGAACAAAAAAGACAGAATATTGAGGATTTATTTCTGTTAATCCTTCTGAGGTGATTGCTGCACCTTGAATTTGACCGATCCGCATTTTCCGTATCATATCTCTTTCGTCCCCAACAACACCACCGGGATAAACTCTGAGATTTACTTGCCCAAGTGTTGCCTCTTTCCATTCTTGACCCATTTTCATCAACAAGCCATGCCATTCGGTGCCCTCCGGCGCAAGGGTTGCCATTTTGATTTTTGTTTTTTTTGCCGGCGATATGGAAATTGAAATCGCTAATGCAATTATGAAACATAAAAGTCTCTTCATATTAATAAGGGTCATGACTAGTTTAGCGGGTTATTTCGAAAGTTTTCGAGTAATATTTGGTAGATATTTTCATGCCTAAAATTGAACCTAAACTCACTTTCTTTCAAATGGAAATAGAACGAAATTTTATGAATACCGCGATGCTTA encodes the following:
- the dctP gene encoding TRAP transporter substrate-binding protein DctP; amino-acid sequence: MKRLLCFIIALAISISISPAKKTKIKMATLAPEGTEWHGLLMKMGQEWKEATLGQVNLRVYPGGVVGDERDMIRKMRIGQIQGAAITSEGLTEINPQYSVFFVPMLYQNFSDLDLLYEKLGSDLIKDSEKNGFKVLMMVDVGWVYWFSSDSIHTPDDLRKQTIFSWAGDYRTAALWEKSGFKVVPLAMTDMLSGLQTGMIDAMAFNPMYVLSQQSFGITKYMLDMKWGTLSAAVVLDIRTWNKIDPEHQIKMQEISNKISTEFQKKNRLESDSAINVMKEYGLTVTTPTKNEYEEWKTLVESMYPLIRGQVVEENIFDRVMEFKDELESNP
- a CDS encoding TRAP transporter large permease subunit; the encoded protein is MMAEIKEKDRFVDRLKWGEDTLALVVFTVMVFLPAFETITRLFGRPGVPASAVIVQHLTLWIGFIGAVLAARQNKLLALTTHPLFVPDEAFHFGRWVAKNISLLVVVTLAWGSWQLLRIEYQYPMDIAPNISRWVAQLVMPIGFSLIALQIYFSSSNDRLLRASMALVMVIFSMIALTDTFQDVSWIAWLGSAILLISLIYGAPIFVGLGGIAILFFWKEYIPASAIPTEAYRIVVSPTLATIPLFTLAGYILAESGASKRMVKLFRVLFGWIPGGTPVVIVILCGFFTALTGGSGVTILALGGILYPLMLGEGYSRSFSLGLITVAGSLGLLFPPSLPAIIYGVTANVSVKDIFIGGLVPGTVLVLMVAGFAVWQGRRKKKEYDKLNILEILKVLWETKWEIIIPVIILAGVFGGFTTLVETASLTVVYIFFIEVFVYKDLKINDLPKIVIDCAILIGGVLIILGVAMGLTSYFVDAEIPTQLLHWVEASIQSKYVFLLMLNIVLLGVGCMMDIFSAIIVIVPLISQIGAHFGIHPVHLAIIFIANMELGFLTPPVGMNLFLSAYRFGEDMPTVYKATLPFFLIRLLAVLAITYIPFLTLGLLK